The genomic segment AAAGGGTGGTGATCGCGGTCACCCGGCTCGCCACCGCTTCCGCGCGGATCTTCGACTCGTCGGTCGAACTGCCCCGGCCCGTCGGCGTGTTGATGACCAGCGCGATCTCGCCGTTCTTCAGGTGGTCGATCAGGTTCGGCCGCCCCTCGGCGATCTTCGGCACCTCCCGGACGGGCACGCCCCGGTCCTTCAGGAACTTCGCGGTGCCGCGCGTCGCGATCAGGGTGTAGGAGAGGTCCGCGAACCCGCGGGCGATGGGGAGCAGGGCTTCCTTGTCGCGGTCGGCCACCGACAGGAAGACGGTGCCGGAGCCGGGTAGGGCGGAACTGGCGGCCATCTGGGCCTTCGCGAACGCCATCGGCATGCTGTCGTCGATGCCCATCACCTCGCCGGTGGACTTCATTTCGGGGCCGAGGATGATGTCCACACCGGGGAACTTGTTGAACGGGAACACGCTCTCCTTCACCGAGTAGTGCGTCGGGATCACCTCGTCCTTCACCCCGAGTTCGTCGAGCGTCTTGCCCACCATCACGAGCGCCGCGAGCCGGGCGAGTTGTACGCCGGTCGCTTTGGACACGAACGGGACCGTGCGGCTGGCCCGCGGGTTGGCCTCCAGGATGTAGACCTTCGGCGTGTCGGTCACGGTGCCGCCGGCACGGATGCCGGACACCGCGAACTGGATGTTCATGAGCCCCTTCACGCTCAGCGCCGTGGCCAGCTTGCGGGTCTGGGCCCTGATCGTCGCGATCACCTCGGCCGGCAGGCTGTGCGGCGGGATCACGCACGCCGAGTCGCCGGAGTGGACCCCGGCCTCCTCGATGTGCTGCATCACCCCGCCGATGACGGTGCGGGTGCCGTCGCTGAGGCAGTCGACGTCCACCTCGGTCGCGTTCTCGAGGAACTGGTCGATCAGCACCGGCCGGTCCCGCGACAGTTCCGGCTCCACGCGGCGCATGTAGGCCGTCAGCTCGTCCTCGTTCTGGACGATCCGCATGTCGCGGCCGCCGAGCACGAAGCTCGGGCGCACCAGGATCGGGAACCCGATGCCCCGGGCCACGCGCAGCGCCTGGGCCTCGTCCACGGCGGTGCCGTTGGCCGGCTGGAGCAGCCCGAGCTCGGTGACGAGTTTCGCGAACCGCTCGCGGTTCTCGGCGATGTCGATGCTGTCGACGCTCGTCCCGATGATGGGGACCCCGGCGTTCTCGAGCGGTTTGGCGAGGTTCAGCGGCGTCTGCCCGCCGAACTGGACGATCACGCCCTGGGGCCGCATCCGGTCGTGGATGTTGAGCACGTCCTCCGGCGTGAGCGGCTCGAAGAACAGGTGGTCGGAGGTGTCGTAGTCGGTGCTCACGGTCTCCGGGTTGGAGTTGACCATGATCACCTCGTAGCCGTTGGCGCGGAGCGCGAACGCCGCCTGGCAGCAGCAGTAGTCGAACTCGATCCCCTGGCCGATGCGGTTCGGTCCGCCGCCGAGGATCATGATCCGCGGCTTCCCGGTGTGGGGCCGGACCTCGTCCTCGCCGGCGGGCAGTGGGGCGTGGGCCGCGGACAGAGAAGCGTGGTCCTTACCGCCCGCGGCCGCCTGCGCGACGCCCGCTCCCCGCTCGTAGGTCGAGTAGTAGTACGGCGTGTACGCCTCGAACTCGGCGGCGCAGGTGTCCACGCTCTTGAACACGGCCTCGATCCCGAAGCCCTTGCGGAGCTTCCGCATCTCGCTCTCCGTCACCTTCCAGATGTTCGCGAGCTGGCGGTCGATGAACCCGTTCTGCTTCGCCCGGAGCAACAGGTCCGGCGTCACGGCGCCGAACGGCACGGCGCGCAGCTCGTTCTCGAGGTCCACCAGTTCCTGAACCGCGTTCAGGAACCAGGGGTCGATCTTGGTGAGCCGGTGGACCTCTTCGAGCGGCATCCCGGAGAGGAGCGCGTACCGGAGGTACCAGATCCGGTCGGAGTTGGGCCGGGCCAGGTTGTGGCGGATCTCCTCCGGCGCCGGCGCGTTGGCGGTGCCCCAGCGGTCGCGGCGGTCGCACCCCAGGCCGAACCGGTTCACCTCCAGCCCGCGCAGGGCCTTCTGGAGCGACTCCTTGAACGTGCGGCCGATCGCCATCGTCTCGCCCACGCTCTTCATCTGCGTGGTGAGCGTGGTGTTCGCCTCCGGGAACTTCTCGAACGCGAACCGCGGCACCTTCGTGACCACGTAGTCGATGGTCGGCTCGAAGCACGCGGGCGTCTCGCGGGTGATGTCGTTCTTCAGCTCGTCGAGCGTGTACCCGACGGCGAGCTTGGCCGCGATCTTCGCGATCGGGAACCCGGTGGCCTTCGACGCCAGCGCGCTGGACCGGGACACCCGCGGGTTCATCTCGATGGCGATCATCCGCCCGTCGGCCGGGTTGATGGCGAACTGGATGTTCGAGCCGCCCGTCTCGACGCCGATCTCGCGGATGATGTCCTTCGCTTTGTCGCGCATCTTCTGGTATTCTTTATCCGACAGCGTCTGCGCGGGGGCGACGGTGATGCTGTCGCCGGTGTGTACGCCCATCGGGTCGAGGTTCTCGATGGAGCAGATGATGACGACGTTGTCGGCCCGGTCGCGCATCACCTCCAGCTCGAACTCCTTCCACCCGATCACGGACTCTTCGACCAGCACCTCCGTGGTGGGCGAGAGCTGGAGCCCCTTGGTGATGAGGTCGGTGTACTCCTCGCGGTTGTAGGCGATGCCGCCGCCGGTGCCGCCCATCGTGAAGCTCGGGCGCAGGACGCAGGGCAGCTTCACCTCGTCGATCGCCTTGAGCGCCTCGTCCATCGAGTGAACGGCCCGCGACTTGGGCACGTCCACGCCGATCTTGATCATCGCGTCCTTGAACCGCTGGCGGTCCTCGGCCTTGTCGATGGCGTCGGCGTTGGCCCCGATCAGCTCGACGTTGTACTTCTTGAGCACGCCCCGCTTGTAGAGGTCCATCGCGGTGTTCAGCGCCGTCTGGCCGCCGAGCGTCGGGAGCAGCGCGTCCGGTTGCTCTGCGGCGATGATTTTCTCGACGACCTGCCAGGTGATGGGTTCGATGTACGTGCGGTCGGCGGTCTCCGGGTCGGTCATGATGGTGGCCGGGTTGGAGTTCACCAGAACGACGGTGTACCCCTCCTCGCGCAGCGCCTTGCACGCCTGGGTGCCGGAGTAATCGAACTCACAGGCCTGTCCGATGATGATGGGTCCGGACCCGATGAGCAGAATCTTCTTGATGTCGGTGCGTTTCGGCATTTTGGCTGTGGAAGTAGGAATGGTCGGCGCAAACTCCGAATAGCCTATGAACCCCGCCGCCGGGGCCAAGGGCGGAACGGCCGGCGGGAGCGTCTTTAGAGAAATTGCGAAAATCGCGGGTGCCGAACCGGCACGTTCTTCCGAAGATGCAACTTGCCCCGGGGCTCGCCGGGGCGCCACATCGGTTCAGTAAGTCGCACGGGCCGGCGGTGCCTCCGCCGCGGCCCCTCCCATCTGACCCGCAAGGATTCGCAAGTGTTCCGAACGATGATTCTGTTCGTCGCGCTGACCGCGTGTGTCATCGGCTGTAAGAAGAAACGTGCGGAGCCGGACACCCCCGACATCCCGATCAGCGAACCCGTCAGTACGCGCGCCCCGGCCGCGTTCACGATCAAACTCCGCGAAGAGCAGAAGGGCGACCAGATCGCCGTGGTCAAGACGGCGTCCAACACCGAATCCCTGAAGGTGAACGGCGGGGCCGACCCGTTCGCCCGGTCCCAGAACGCGGCCGACCACTTCGAGTACACCGAGACGGTTGTGGACCGCCCGCCCGGGGCGGACCGCGCCACCCGGGCGACGCGGGCGTACAAACGCGCGGAACGGAGCGAGAACGGCGCGCCGGCCGCGCCGATGTCCTACGTCAACAAAACGGTGCTGATCGAGAAGCGGGACGCCCGGTACTCCTATACCGTCAACGGCGCCCCGCTGCCGGAGCCCGAGACCCGGAAGTTTCGCAAGCTGTACGAGCGGAAGGACCAGTTGAAGAACGAGGACTTCCTGCCCGGGAGGCCCGTCCGGGTGAACGAGAAGTGGCACTACGACCACCCGGTGATGAAGAAGCTCGGCGCCGACTTCGAAATGCCGATCGACGTCGCGAAGTGCAGCGGGGGCGGCCGGCTCTCGAAAACCTACAGCCGGAACGGTCAGCAGTGGGGTACCATCGAGATCCGAGCGGACCTCGTGCTCGATGGGGCGCTCGTGCCGGAGGGGGCGACGGAAGCGCTGGCGGTGAGCGGAACGATCACCCTGACCCTCACACTGGACACCGCGATCGACGGGTCCGCGCACGACGGCATCGTGAAGATGAAGGTGACCGGGAACATTTTCGGCAAACTCGCGGCGGGCGGCGTCGAACTCGAAACGACGATCGAGAGCAACGGTGAAGAGCGGCGGACAACCGTGAAGTGACCCCTCAATACCCATTAGGAGGGACAAACGGGACGTGTGTACGACCTGCGGGTCAGTTCCCGCACTCGGAACTGAAGGGCGCCCGCTGGCCGGCACACCAGCGGCACGGGTTGGCGCCTCGGTACCAGCGAGCGGCGTGAGCCCGCCGGTGCCACACCAATGAATTGGACCATTGCGGAGGGTGTTGTGTCGGCCCGACGGGCTCGCTGGCCCGCGCGAGGCGGGCACGATCCCCGCAGCTTGCTCATTTCGCCGCGCCCGCGCCGTCGCGCGGGCGTTTTCGTCCCATCTTCTGTTGACACACTTTTTGGCCCCGTTATACCTCCTCGCCTCACGGGCGGACTGCCGACGGGGGAAACGACCGGCACCCGCCCGCGAATTGCCACGAATCGGGAACGAGCAGCAACATGGCGGACGCGACCACTTCGGTGGAGGCGCTCAAGGACGGGATCCGTCGCTTCGCGGCCGCCCGCGGCTGGGAGCCGTACCACACGCCGAAGAACCTCGCGATGGCACTGGCCAGCGAGGTGGGCGAGTTGTGCGACATCCTCCGCTGGCTGACGGCCGAGGAGTCGGTCGCGGCCGCCTCCGATGCGGTCACGCGCGCGGCCCTCGCGGACGAACTGGCCGACATCGCGAACATCGTGTTCCTGCTCAGCGTTCACACCGGGATCGACCTCTCCGACGCCGTGGCCGTGAAGATGACGAAAAACGCGATCAAGTACCCGGCCCCGGCCTGAACCGTCGGGTCGGGGTCCGGGATAGAAGGGATTCGGGAGCGGGACGACCGGGGGGAACCGGGGTCGCCCGTTCGGGCTCTGTTCGACCAGTCGCGGGGGTGTTGCCGTGCGTAGACGACCGATTCTGCTCGCCGCGGTTGTGTCCGTGGCGGGCCTCGCTGCCCTCGGGACCGTCGTGGCCCAGCAGCCCGGCGGGGTTCCGGCGCCGGGGGGGACCTATCCGCCGCCGACCGGCGGCGTTCCGGCGACCCCGGTCACCCGCCCGTACAGCGACTGGACGCCCACTCCGCCGTCGCAGGGCTACACGCCGACCCAACCCGGCGCGCGCGTCCCCCGGCGGCACCTATCTCCCGCCGCCCGCGGGGGCCGCGGCCCAGCCGCCGGGCTCCACGCCCGTGGGCGGCGTCCCGCGGCTGGCCGCGCCGGCCGGTCCCGGTGGCGGTCCGGTCACCCCCGCGGGTGCCCTGAGCGTGCCGCCGCCGAACATGGAGTTCCCCGTTACAACGGCCGGGGGAACCACGGGCTCCGTGGCCCCGCCGGCGGGCACCGCGGGCGCCCCGCTCCCGCCGCCGAGCGTGAGCATCGATCCGCGGGACAACAAGTTCCCGCCCGCGCCGGGCGCTGGCCGAACCGCCGGGCTTCGTGCCGGTTCCGCCGCCCACGGGGGCGACCCCGCCGCCGCTGCCCGCGCTCCCCGACCCCGGTCGTGCCGCCCGCGGGCGTGCTGCCGACACCGAAACCGTTCCCGGTCCCGACGATTCCGCCCGCGCCGGTCGGAGCGCCGCTGGCCCCGCCCCTGGCGCCGGGCGGGTACGTCGCGCCGGTTAACCACGGGCTGCCGACCAAGGTGAATCAGGCCGTGAGCGTGGAAGCCCTCTGCCCGGATACGGTGGTGTTCGGGGCCGAGTGCCGCTACGAACTGTTGGTCCGCAACACCGGCAACGTGGCGGTGCAGAACGTGCGCCTGGAAGACGAAATCCCGGCCGGGTGCAAGTACGTCGGGAGCGACCCGCCGGGCGAGATGAACGGCGACAAACTGGTCTGGTCGCTCGGTGCGGTGGACGGGAACACCGAGAAGCGGGTCGCGGTGCGGGTGCGCCCGAACGAGGAAGGCGAACTCCGGAGCCGGGCCACGGTCACGTTCGCGTCCGCTGTGGAGATGAAGACCCGGGTCACGCGGCCCCGGATCACGGTCACCGCGACGTGCCAGGAGGTCTGCAAGGTCGGTGAGGACGCGGTGTTCCAGATCAAGGTGTCCAACGGCGGCACCGGTCCGGCCCAGAACATGACGCTGCGGGCGGAAATGAGCGACGGGTTGTACTTCTCGCAGGGGTCGAAACTGGAAACGAAGCTCGCCAACCTGGTGGCCGGCGAATCCAAACCGATCACGCTCCGGCTGAACGCGGTGAAGGCGGGCTTGCAGAAGTGCCAGTTCACCGTGACCGCCGACGGCAGCGCGGACTCGACCGCCAGCGCGGCGGTGAACGTGGTGGAGCCGCTCCTCCAGATCACCCAGGCCGGACCGGCGAAGTGCCTGGTGCGGGCCGAGCCGACCTACGAGGTCACGCTGTCCAACCCGGGCACCGCGGCGACCGACCCGGTCACCCTGCACGCGGTCCTGCCGGACGGGTTCGAGTTCGTGCAGGCCAGTGAAGCCGGTGCGTTCAACGCGACCAACCGCGCGGTGAGCTGGAAGCTGCCCGGTCTGCCGGCCGGCGGCACGAGGGTGGTCGCGGTGAAATTGCGGGCCGCAGCCGCCGGCGACGCCGTGCTCCGGACCGTGGCCTACGCCGCGCCGGAAGCGTTGGTCACGCCGGCCGGGGCCGGGGCCATGAAGCCCATCGGGCGGGTGATCGAGGCGAAGGCCGAGACCGCGGTCAAGGCCGAGGGGGTGCCCGCGCTGCGGTTCGACGTGCGAGGGCTCGAGAACCCGGTCGAGGTCGGCAAGGACGCGGTGTACGAGATCCGCGTGACCAACCAGGGGACCGGCGCCTGCACCAACGTGCAACTGATGGCGGCAATGGCCCAGGACACGACCTTCAGCGGGGCGAACGGCCCGACCACGGTTAAGGCCCAGGGGCAGACGCTGGTGTTCGAGTCGATCCCCAACCTGCCGGTGAAGGGCGAGATGGTGTACACGGTTCGCATCCGCAGCACCGCGGACGGGGACCACCGGTTCCGCGTGCAACTGACGTGCGACCAGGTGCGCACGCCGGTTCAGAAGGAAGAGAGCACCAGCTTCTACAAGCAGTAAGGGCGGACCCGCCCGCGGGGGCGGGGTTCGGTCCGAGCCGCTCCGACCGTGCGGGGGCACGGTCGGGGTGGGGTGGCGGGCGGGATGGGGCGTTGCTACAGTTCGGCGGCTTCAGTACCGGCCCCGCGCGGGACGTGCGGCGGGGCCGGCCGGGGGAAGGAGTCCGTTCATGAGCACGGGACGTGCGACGCGCAGGGAAATGGACCGGGGCGTCGCGGATGGGTCGGCGCTTCACATCCGGTGGATGATCCGGCGGGACATGCCGGACATCATGGGCATCGAGCTGGCGAGCTTCGAGTACGCGTGGACGGAGGACGACTTCCTCCGGTGCCTGCGGCAGCGGAACTGCATCGGCATGGTCGCCGAGCGGGGGGACACGATCATCGGGTTCATGATCTACGAACTGCACCGCACCCGGCTGCACGTGCTGAACTTCGCCGTCCACCCGTCGGTGCGGCGGACCGGCATCGGCGGGCTGATGGTGTCGAAGCTCATCTACAAGCTGTGCAGCCACCGGCGGCAGAAGATCAGCCTGGCGGTGCGCGAGGGCAACACGGGCGCCCAGTTGTTCTTCCGGGCGCACCGGTTCAAAGCCGCCCGCGTCCTCCGCGGGTACTACGAGGACAGCGGCGAGGACGCCTACCAGATGGAGTACCGGCCCGCCGAGCCGGAGTGGGCCGCCTTCGGCGGCGCCCCGGTCAACCGGATCGCGCAGTTCGAGGAGAACTGACGCCGGCGAGTTCGGACGGCGTACCCTGGGTCCGCGGGCGTCTGGCCCGCCCCTCGCGAAGAAGCGGGCCAGACGCCCGCGGACCCAGGGTACGCCGTCCGGGCGCGTTCGTCTGACACGCACACGCGGTCGCCGCGGCGCGAGCCGCACACGTTCAGCAAGGAAGAGGGACACCCCATGACAACGGGAAGCAAGCGGTGGTGGCGGATGGTGGCGCGACCGCCGTCGCCGGTGGGGTGATCGGCGGGTGGTTCGGCTTCGCCCGGCCGCAGCCGGCGAAAGCGGACAAGGGGGCCACCGGCGAGACGGACTGGACGCGCGCGGGCGTGTCGGCGCCCCGGGTCGGAGCCGGCGCGCACGCGCCCGAGGCGCGGGGACGCGGCCCCGTCTACCGGCTCCGTTGTGCCGGTGAGTGGCGCGTTGCCGGTCCCGGCGGCCGGTTACAACCGGCCCGTGGCGCCCCCGGCTCCGGTCGTGCCTGCGATCCCCGTTCCCAGCGCGCCGGGCTCTGGTGCGGTAGCCCTTCCGGCCATCGAACCGGTCGCCGGCCCGCGGGTGCCCGACGCCGGGCTGATCGGTGACGCGTCCGGGTTTCCCGCAGTGCCCCCGATTCCAGTGGCGACGGCGCCGGCCGAACTGCCGCCGCTGCCGCTACTGTCCGGTGGTAAGGTGCCCGTTATCGCGGAGCCCGCTCCTGGCGCGGATAGCATTCCGCCGGTTAAGTTTCCGAGTAGCGCGATCGAACCACCGAAGCCCCAACCGGTTCCGCCGCCCGCCCCGGTGACGCTGCCGCAAGGACCCGAACTGAAGCCCGTCGAGGCGGTCGGACCCATTCCGAAGTTGCCGGTGCCACCGACCGGTTCCGACGTGCCCGTGGCCCCGGTACCGCCCGCGGGTTCGGGGTTAGCGGTTCCGCCGCTCCCAATTCCGGGTGGCACTGTCGAGCCGCCGAAGGCCCAGCCGCTTCCGCTCCCGACGCCGGTCGCTCCTCCGGCCGGTCTGGACTCCAAGCCCCCGGTCCCAGCGATCGGGACCGGGACGCCCGCAGTTCCCCAGCCTGTGGGAATTGCCCCACCGTTACCACCGATAAAATCGGTCGAGCCGGTGCAGCCAATGCGGCCGACAAAACCGGATTCTGACTTGAAGCCGAGCAATACTCCGAATACGCTCAATCCGACTGTGTCGCCGATCGCCCCGATCGTGCCGAACGCGCCCGGCCGTGACGTGCCGGGAACGCAAGTGGATCGACCGAAGGCGCCGGACACGGTCCTCGGTCCGAGCGAGAAGTACGTGTTCCCGATTCCGGCCAGGCCGGCGACACCCGACCCCGTTGTTCCGACACCACGAGACGACACCATGTACAAACTGACGACCACCGCCGCGTTCGCGGTTCTCGGTGGGGCGCTCATGGCCGCCGAAAAGGTCAGCGCGCTCCCGGCGATCCCGCTCTCGGCTCTCGTTCCGGCGCCC from the Frigoriglobus tundricola genome contains:
- the carB gene encoding carbamoyl-phosphate synthase large subunit encodes the protein MPKRTDIKKILLIGSGPIIIGQACEFDYSGTQACKALREEGYTVVLVNSNPATIMTDPETADRTYIEPITWQVVEKIIAAEQPDALLPTLGGQTALNTAMDLYKRGVLKKYNVELIGANADAIDKAEDRQRFKDAMIKIGVDVPKSRAVHSMDEALKAIDEVKLPCVLRPSFTMGGTGGGIAYNREEYTDLITKGLQLSPTTEVLVEESVIGWKEFELEVMRDRADNVVIICSIENLDPMGVHTGDSITVAPAQTLSDKEYQKMRDKAKDIIREIGVETGGSNIQFAINPADGRMIAIEMNPRVSRSSALASKATGFPIAKIAAKLAVGYTLDELKNDITRETPACFEPTIDYVVTKVPRFAFEKFPEANTTLTTQMKSVGETMAIGRTFKESLQKALRGLEVNRFGLGCDRRDRWGTANAPAPEEIRHNLARPNSDRIWYLRYALLSGMPLEEVHRLTKIDPWFLNAVQELVDLENELRAVPFGAVTPDLLLRAKQNGFIDRQLANIWKVTESEMRKLRKGFGIEAVFKSVDTCAAEFEAYTPYYYSTYERGAGVAQAAAGGKDHASLSAAHAPLPAGEDEVRPHTGKPRIMILGGGPNRIGQGIEFDYCCCQAAFALRANGYEVIMVNSNPETVSTDYDTSDHLFFEPLTPEDVLNIHDRMRPQGVIVQFGGQTPLNLAKPLENAGVPIIGTSVDSIDIAENRERFAKLVTELGLLQPANGTAVDEAQALRVARGIGFPILVRPSFVLGGRDMRIVQNEDELTAYMRRVEPELSRDRPVLIDQFLENATEVDVDCLSDGTRTVIGGVMQHIEEAGVHSGDSACVIPPHSLPAEVIATIRAQTRKLATALSVKGLMNIQFAVSGIRAGGTVTDTPKVYILEANPRASRTVPFVSKATGVQLARLAALVMVGKTLDELGVKDEVIPTHYSVKESVFPFNKFPGVDIILGPEMKSTGEVMGIDDSMPMAFAKAQMAASSALPGSGTVFLSVADRDKEALLPIARGFADLSYTLIATRGTAKFLKDRGVPVREVPKIAEGRPNLIDHLKNGEIALVINTPTGRGSSTDESKIRAEAVASRVTAITTLSAAQAAVEACRALKRHELTVKALQDRFPPPA
- a CDS encoding nucleotide pyrophosphohydrolase; this translates as MADATTSVEALKDGIRRFAAARGWEPYHTPKNLAMALASEVGELCDILRWLTAEESVAAASDAVTRAALADELADIANIVFLLSVHTGIDLSDAVAVKMTKNAIKYPAPA
- a CDS encoding DUF11 domain-containing protein; this translates as MPPAGVLPTPKPFPVPTIPPAPVGAPLAPPLAPGGYVAPVNHGLPTKVNQAVSVEALCPDTVVFGAECRYELLVRNTGNVAVQNVRLEDEIPAGCKYVGSDPPGEMNGDKLVWSLGAVDGNTEKRVAVRVRPNEEGELRSRATVTFASAVEMKTRVTRPRITVTATCQEVCKVGEDAVFQIKVSNGGTGPAQNMTLRAEMSDGLYFSQGSKLETKLANLVAGESKPITLRLNAVKAGLQKCQFTVTADGSADSTASAAVNVVEPLLQITQAGPAKCLVRAEPTYEVTLSNPGTAATDPVTLHAVLPDGFEFVQASEAGAFNATNRAVSWKLPGLPAGGTRVVAVKLRAAAAGDAVLRTVAYAAPEALVTPAGAGAMKPIGRVIEAKAETAVKAEGVPALRFDVRGLENPVEVGKDAVYEIRVTNQGTGACTNVQLMAAMAQDTTFSGANGPTTVKAQGQTLVFESIPNLPVKGEMVYTVRIRSTADGDHRFRVQLTCDQVRTPVQKEESTSFYKQ
- the rimI gene encoding ribosomal protein S18-alanine N-acetyltransferase; this encodes MSTGRATRREMDRGVADGSALHIRWMIRRDMPDIMGIELASFEYAWTEDDFLRCLRQRNCIGMVAERGDTIIGFMIYELHRTRLHVLNFAVHPSVRRTGIGGLMVSKLIYKLCSHRRQKISLAVREGNTGAQLFFRAHRFKAARVLRGYYEDSGEDAYQMEYRPAEPEWAAFGGAPVNRIAQFEEN